A portion of the Bacillus sp. es.034 genome contains these proteins:
- a CDS encoding helix-turn-helix transcriptional regulator, whose product MDKGKIIKFYRQKAKLTQEQLGNGICSNTHVSKIEQGKTDYSSEITSLFSKRLGINIEEELTRYQNIKRLLHCWHDAMIRERDEEIESIKNKLEKEPLLTISDYQVLYELLNARYHLLHHELKQADKIIKAVKKNHKHLPPYEKNLLKHLSGMYYLSKKDVVKALAALGTINIEEYNNEEYFLTLAASYFASGSKVMAYYYAEKSLRFFINSNNLLMMIDAEIIMLKTRECKGHNDFQQKVEQYDALIQTCDLCHAFDKKAQVLHNFAYEYYNRSEYVSAKRLYEQSMSLKEKNSTCYLTSLEGFIRSSYYGHSLTSNELEKLVYEGISIARALNEYLYTISFKLLQLLLHNQHTNYYNYLITNALPYMKKRGYVSLVQQYEKELFHYYIETEETHKALELATKVFSD is encoded by the coding sequence ATGGATAAAGGGAAAATCATTAAATTTTATCGTCAGAAAGCCAAACTAACACAAGAACAGCTTGGAAACGGGATTTGCTCAAATACACATGTTAGTAAAATCGAACAGGGGAAAACGGATTATTCTTCAGAAATCACCTCTTTGTTTTCTAAACGGCTCGGGATTAATATTGAAGAGGAGTTAACGCGGTACCAAAATATCAAGAGGCTCCTTCACTGTTGGCATGATGCGATGATCAGAGAACGCGATGAAGAAATCGAATCGATAAAAAATAAATTGGAGAAAGAACCATTACTAACAATCAGTGATTATCAAGTTCTTTATGAACTCCTGAATGCAAGATACCATCTACTGCACCATGAACTAAAACAGGCTGATAAAATCATAAAAGCTGTAAAAAAGAATCATAAACATTTGCCTCCGTACGAAAAAAATTTACTCAAGCATTTATCAGGGATGTATTACTTGTCCAAGAAAGATGTAGTAAAAGCACTCGCTGCCTTAGGAACAATTAACATTGAAGAGTATAATAATGAAGAGTACTTTTTAACCTTAGCTGCCTCCTACTTTGCATCAGGCTCAAAAGTAATGGCTTATTACTATGCAGAAAAGTCATTACGATTTTTTATCAATAGTAATAACCTGCTTATGATGATCGATGCCGAAATAATTATGTTGAAGACGCGTGAATGTAAAGGGCACAATGATTTTCAACAGAAAGTCGAACAATATGACGCGTTAATTCAAACATGCGATTTATGTCATGCTTTTGACAAGAAAGCACAGGTGCTGCATAACTTTGCTTATGAATACTATAATCGAAGCGAATATGTATCCGCAAAAAGACTGTACGAACAATCCATGAGCCTGAAAGAAAAAAACTCAACATGCTATTTAACCTCTCTTGAAGGATTCATCCGGAGCAGTTATTACGGTCATTCATTAACAAGTAATGAACTAGAAAAGCTTGTATACGAAGGGATTTCCATTGCAAGGGCCCTCAATGAATATTTATATACTATCAGTTTTAAACTTCTCCAACTTCTACTACATAACCAACATACTAACTATTATAACTACCTCATCACTAACGCCCTCCCCTACATGAAGAAACGTGGTTATGTATCGTTGGTCCAACAATATGAAAAGGAACTTTTTCATTATTACATAGAAACAGAAGAAACCCATAAGGCTCTTGAGCTTGCTACAAAAGTTTTTTCTGATTAA
- a CDS encoding S8 family serine peptidase produces the protein MKTERLKPIFKGTLIASLLVSAGLPSGAIAERNFQNKQKNIEQMLMNLTDQQRKALKELEISPGFTISPEINQNSSEMVDVIVEFNQAPAKVEVAKQAVKGKKMSLSSAKEKAESEHDTFKKEWKKVKKLNRPDDEKMEDAKITKEFHAAFNGVAMTLPARAVQELLSTGVVKRVWKDNEVKLDLPQEAKEMNSGTPTHADDSLSQIGADKLHQENITGEGIKVGVIDTGIDYNHPDLKDSYKGGYDFVDNDSDPMEATYQEWKDSGKPEFNGSSYYTYHGTHVSGSIAASKENSSPAAVKGVAPDVDLYVYRVLGPYGSGSTAAVMAGIDKSVTDGMDVINLSLGSNINDPLNPSSIAVNNAMLSGVVTVVAAGNTGPNEKTLGSPGSSALGITVGASDVSVTIPTITANSGDQEIKDMKLLAQNFTDNLEDLQNMTLPIAEVGIGTQSDFKDVDVAGKVAFIERGLITFDEKVQNAKDAGAKAAIIYNNVDGEIEAFIGKGTNYIPAFRLSKAEGEQLKSQAEITFESLGSVKTGGDHLAEFSSRGPAHGNDDVKPDVVGPGVAISSTFPEFINHPEEGESYDTAYGLLSGTSMASPHVTGAAALIMQAHPEYTPFEVKEALMNTADEMNGDYSVNEVGAGRIDVHEAAHADTLVKVLDKTMHEQDGSLVEIDEETGSIAFGTHFKEGEGHIEDSRKVVIQNLNEKDTKEFITNVEFLPAKGQIQDAGKNGVEVTMPDTISVEAGKSAAIEPVIRVSEVAEIGRYEGYIHLVNSKNEEENYQIPFAIRVTDKGFEKMELTRPMITNDPVNMHPYTTPYTNAIINLSSPLKTIDMLVRDESGEAIGFMGTIDASHLMTGIDYWGDKMFTGLVYPFTNDPSQPVSEEKVKLPQGIYTFEMIGYDEQGKAYSKDDIVMIDNTSPKVELSMEPGLYEVNDSMYTAEDGYDGQAIWVHGNVYDDAVDKLKEKGINIDQSIHGVLWWEYNFYNHLFLNLDSEGNFRFPAMKERIDSMTYLDTNVFAFNNATASEEYPGGIKNYMFIKEGTEYVVPNYDKDKLRLGDEITMTLNLNNVQQLASGEFSIPFYKSLFEFENVKVNEEFKQYAEQKGASVNLSEPTVTEDYSGMKVKVGASIDQNELKFDQDLPFLDVTFKVIGDESYAPQDMTFETRSFKYKKTSDSDPSIIRVLKDKSFRILAGHSEVSGMIEPEAFYKENGQLDHSIDYSKLGAKVYAKAADGETYEASEIFDNGRFTIDNLPLSDKEYDIYVEVPGHLSSKLSTKLVKEFDGELAGVREYVDMDKAQAGDVNRDKMVDIQDAIISVFSYGKENVGVDKGDINQDGKVDETDLRLIEKNFLEKGPDAKENKKPKEKHGKVTLEKLFRSIGLETLN, from the coding sequence ATGAAGACAGAAAGGCTTAAACCCATATTTAAGGGCACGTTAATTGCTAGTTTGCTGGTTTCTGCAGGTTTGCCATCAGGAGCAATTGCTGAGCGAAATTTTCAGAATAAACAGAAAAATATAGAGCAGATGTTGATGAACTTAACGGATCAGCAAAGGAAGGCATTGAAAGAGCTGGAAATCTCGCCTGGTTTCACCATATCACCCGAGATAAACCAAAATAGCTCTGAAATGGTTGACGTAATCGTCGAATTTAATCAGGCTCCTGCAAAAGTAGAAGTTGCAAAGCAAGCTGTCAAAGGGAAAAAAATGTCTTTATCTTCTGCAAAAGAAAAAGCAGAAAGCGAGCATGATACGTTTAAAAAAGAGTGGAAAAAGGTCAAAAAATTAAATAGGCCAGATGATGAAAAAATGGAAGATGCCAAGATAACGAAAGAATTCCACGCAGCATTCAATGGGGTAGCGATGACGTTGCCGGCAAGGGCAGTTCAAGAGCTGCTCAGTACAGGAGTCGTGAAACGAGTATGGAAGGATAATGAAGTTAAGCTTGATCTCCCACAAGAGGCAAAAGAAATGAATTCAGGGACTCCAACCCATGCAGATGACAGTCTTTCACAAATTGGTGCGGACAAGCTTCACCAAGAGAATATTACAGGTGAAGGGATTAAAGTAGGGGTTATTGATACAGGTATTGACTATAACCATCCGGATTTAAAAGACTCTTATAAAGGCGGATACGATTTTGTCGATAATGATTCAGATCCGATGGAGGCGACTTATCAAGAGTGGAAGGATTCCGGGAAGCCTGAATTCAATGGTTCCAGTTATTATACATACCATGGAACACACGTTTCCGGGTCCATCGCGGCATCCAAGGAAAACAGCTCTCCAGCGGCCGTAAAGGGGGTAGCCCCTGATGTCGATCTTTATGTGTACAGAGTGTTGGGTCCATATGGAAGTGGATCGACCGCTGCTGTAATGGCAGGGATTGACAAGTCAGTAACAGATGGTATGGATGTTATCAACCTGTCTCTAGGGTCGAATATTAATGACCCTCTTAATCCGTCGTCTATAGCGGTTAACAATGCCATGCTCTCTGGTGTGGTTACGGTCGTTGCGGCAGGTAACACAGGCCCTAATGAAAAAACACTGGGATCTCCAGGATCGTCTGCATTAGGAATAACAGTTGGTGCCAGCGATGTGTCAGTAACGATCCCGACCATTACTGCCAATTCGGGAGATCAAGAAATTAAGGATATGAAGCTGTTAGCACAAAATTTCACAGATAACTTGGAAGACCTCCAGAATATGACCCTTCCAATTGCTGAAGTGGGGATCGGGACACAAAGCGATTTTAAAGATGTTGATGTAGCTGGTAAGGTAGCGTTCATAGAACGCGGCCTCATTACTTTCGATGAAAAAGTGCAAAACGCAAAAGATGCAGGTGCTAAAGCGGCGATTATTTATAACAATGTGGATGGTGAAATAGAAGCTTTTATAGGCAAAGGGACTAATTATATACCTGCTTTCCGCCTATCAAAGGCTGAAGGGGAACAACTGAAATCACAAGCAGAAATTACCTTTGAGTCATTAGGAAGCGTCAAGACAGGGGGAGATCATTTAGCGGAATTCAGTTCGAGAGGGCCAGCTCACGGGAATGATGACGTTAAACCAGATGTCGTTGGACCAGGTGTGGCGATATCCTCAACTTTTCCTGAGTTTATCAATCATCCCGAAGAGGGAGAAAGTTATGATACTGCATATGGCCTTCTAAGTGGAACATCAATGGCCTCTCCTCACGTAACAGGTGCTGCAGCACTCATCATGCAAGCTCATCCCGAATACACACCTTTTGAAGTGAAGGAAGCGTTGATGAATACTGCTGATGAAATGAATGGTGACTATTCCGTTAATGAAGTTGGCGCTGGCCGGATTGATGTTCATGAGGCAGCCCATGCGGATACATTGGTGAAGGTTCTGGACAAAACGATGCATGAACAAGATGGCAGCCTTGTCGAAATCGATGAAGAAACGGGTTCCATTGCTTTTGGCACTCACTTTAAAGAGGGAGAAGGACATATTGAAGACAGCAGAAAAGTAGTCATTCAAAATTTAAATGAAAAAGATACGAAGGAATTTATCACAAATGTTGAATTTTTACCGGCTAAGGGACAGATTCAAGATGCCGGCAAAAATGGGGTAGAAGTAACGATGCCCGATACGATATCTGTAGAAGCAGGAAAATCTGCAGCAATTGAGCCGGTTATTCGTGTTTCAGAAGTTGCGGAAATCGGACGTTATGAAGGATACATTCACCTTGTCAATTCGAAAAATGAAGAAGAGAACTACCAAATCCCTTTTGCCATCCGTGTAACAGATAAAGGATTTGAGAAGATGGAATTGACAAGACCGATGATTACAAATGACCCCGTCAATATGCATCCGTATACGACGCCATATACCAATGCAATCATCAATTTATCAAGCCCATTAAAGACGATTGATATGTTGGTGAGAGATGAATCCGGGGAAGCAATTGGATTTATGGGGACCATCGATGCAAGCCATTTAATGACTGGTATTGATTATTGGGGCGATAAAATGTTTACTGGACTGGTATACCCATTCACCAATGATCCTTCCCAGCCAGTTTCTGAGGAAAAGGTGAAATTGCCGCAAGGTATTTATACGTTTGAAATGATCGGGTATGATGAGCAGGGTAAAGCATATAGTAAGGACGACATTGTTATGATTGACAATACTTCTCCAAAAGTGGAACTATCCATGGAACCTGGCCTGTATGAAGTAAATGATTCAATGTATACGGCCGAAGATGGATATGATGGCCAAGCAATATGGGTACATGGAAATGTATACGATGATGCCGTCGACAAGCTCAAAGAGAAAGGTATCAATATTGATCAATCAATCCATGGTGTACTTTGGTGGGAATACAACTTCTATAATCATTTATTTCTTAACCTGGATAGTGAAGGAAACTTTAGATTCCCTGCTATGAAGGAAAGAATTGACAGCATGACCTATTTAGATACCAATGTGTTTGCCTTTAATAATGCTACAGCATCCGAAGAATATCCAGGAGGCATTAAGAACTACATGTTCATAAAAGAAGGAACAGAATATGTGGTTCCAAATTATGATAAAGATAAGCTTCGTCTGGGTGACGAAATTACGATGACATTGAATTTGAACAATGTTCAGCAGCTAGCCTCCGGGGAATTCAGCATTCCTTTTTATAAAAGTTTGTTTGAGTTTGAAAATGTCAAAGTCAATGAGGAATTTAAGCAATACGCTGAGCAAAAAGGGGCATCAGTTAACTTATCTGAACCGACAGTCACTGAAGATTACTCTGGAATGAAAGTCAAAGTAGGGGCTTCGATTGACCAAAATGAGTTGAAATTCGATCAAGATCTGCCATTCTTAGATGTCACGTTCAAAGTCATTGGTGACGAATCCTACGCCCCGCAGGACATGACATTTGAAACGCGTTCTTTTAAGTATAAGAAAACATCAGATTCTGATCCTTCTATTATCCGAGTATTAAAAGACAAGTCATTTAGGATTCTAGCTGGACATTCTGAAGTGAGTGGAATGATTGAGCCTGAAGCTTTCTATAAAGAAAATGGACAATTGGATCATTCAATCGACTATTCTAAGCTTGGTGCGAAAGTATATGCAAAAGCGGCGGATGGTGAAACCTATGAAGCATCTGAAATTTTTGATAATGGACGCTTTACAATCGATAACCTTCCGTTATCAGATAAGGAGTATGATATCTATGTGGAGGTACCAGGTCATCTCTCGAGCAAGTTATCGACGAAACTAGTAAAAGAGTTCGATGGAGAACTAGCCGGTGTACGAGAGTACGTTGATATGGACAAAGCTCAGGCTGGTGATGTGAATCGTGACAAGATGGTTGATATCCAAGACGCGATCATCTCCGTTTTCTCATACGGAAAAGAAAATGTAGGGGTTGACAAGGGAGACATAAACCAAGACGGAAAAGTAGATGAAACCGACCTTCGCTTAATCGAGAAAAATTTCTTGGAAAAAGGACCTGATGCCAAAGAGAATAAAAAACCAAAAGAAAAACATGGCAAGGTTACGTTGGAAAAATTATTCCGTTCAATTGGTCTTGAAACATTAAATTAG